The following are encoded together in the Streptomyces sp. NBC_00358 genome:
- a CDS encoding PucR family transcriptional regulator, which produces MRENARVSGEYRGDYQELVDEISALLGVPATLENRDFELIAFGAYDSEGDLDPSALDPVRTRSILTRRSTTTVRTWFEGFGITRATGPVRIPPTPEAGVYRGRICLPVRHRGVVLGYVWLLDDDPGPTDAQLAGAMQVASRIGALLADEAQAGADLTRELRAVLTAERGWQRDMAVAELRTALGPRGDGLHTVVCVAPWPSADPDDAPSARTVPGATALCTIPWGATGQSLALLVRLRSPDVLTPALTAAGRFVREAAGVRDGGTAPGVGRGAGSPAGGPGAASPGGGPGPSSPGGGPAGASPHGTAAAGVAGAREGLGELGAAWREAAAAARAALAEPRLGPVAEWGAIGPFRLLTALPPDVAHDPAVNTLLGTAHRELARTAEVFLDRAGQAGRTAAELGIHRQTLYYRLSRVEQLTGLDLDDGVDRLLLHMALKGARL; this is translated from the coding sequence ATGCGCGAGAATGCCCGGGTGAGCGGTGAATACAGAGGCGACTACCAAGAGCTGGTCGACGAGATCTCGGCGCTCCTCGGCGTCCCCGCGACGCTGGAGAACCGTGATTTCGAGCTGATCGCCTTCGGGGCGTACGACAGCGAGGGCGACCTCGACCCGTCCGCCCTGGACCCCGTGCGCACCCGCTCGATCCTCACCCGCCGGTCCACCACGACGGTCCGCACCTGGTTCGAGGGCTTCGGCATCACCCGCGCGACCGGGCCCGTCCGTATCCCGCCGACCCCGGAGGCCGGGGTCTACCGGGGGCGGATCTGTCTCCCGGTACGCCATCGGGGCGTCGTCCTCGGCTATGTCTGGCTGCTCGACGACGACCCGGGCCCCACCGACGCCCAGTTGGCCGGCGCCATGCAGGTGGCCTCCCGCATCGGCGCGCTGCTCGCGGACGAGGCCCAGGCCGGCGCGGACCTCACCCGCGAGCTGCGGGCCGTCCTGACCGCCGAGCGCGGCTGGCAGCGCGACATGGCGGTGGCCGAGCTGCGCACGGCGCTCGGCCCGCGCGGCGACGGCCTGCACACGGTGGTGTGCGTGGCGCCCTGGCCCTCGGCCGACCCGGACGACGCCCCCTCCGCCCGTACGGTGCCGGGGGCGACCGCGCTGTGCACCATCCCGTGGGGCGCCACCGGCCAGAGCCTGGCCCTGCTGGTACGGCTGCGTTCGCCGGACGTCCTGACTCCGGCGCTGACGGCGGCCGGCCGGTTCGTCCGGGAGGCCGCGGGTGTCCGCGACGGGGGTACCGCTCCAGGCGTCGGCCGGGGTGCGGGCTCCCCTGCCGGCGGTCCGGGTGCCGCGTCTCCCGGTGGCGGTCCAGGGCCCTCCTCCCCCGGCGGCGGTCCCGCGGGGGCCTCACCGCACGGGACGGCGGCCGCCGGGGTCGCCGGGGCCCGGGAGGGGCTCGGGGAGCTGGGGGCCGCCTGGCGCGAGGCGGCGGCCGCCGCGCGCGCGGCGCTGGCCGAACCCCGGCTCGGTCCGGTCGCCGAGTGGGGGGCGATCGGCCCCTTCCGGCTCCTCACCGCCCTGCCGCCGGACGTGGCCCACGACCCCGCCGTGAACACCCTGTTGGGCACCGCGCACCGCGAACTCGCGCGCACGGCCGAGGTGTTCCTCGACCGTGCGGGCCAGGCCGGGCGCACGGCGGCCGAGTTGGGCATCCACCGCCAGACGCTCTACTACCGCCTGTCCCGCGTGGAGCAGCTCACCGGCCTCGACCTGGACGACGGCGTGGACCGGCTGCTGCTGCACATGGCGTTGAAGGGCGCCCGCCTCTAG